In one Hypanus sabinus isolate sHypSab1 chromosome 11, sHypSab1.hap1, whole genome shotgun sequence genomic region, the following are encoded:
- the LOC132402118 gene encoding regulator of G-protein signaling 21-like produces MQKSLILLVQSKHSSSKSEYQSKQDEIQTKMHKQSFIKELKNRCSHLLQHQKANTDSSQHAMVKPRGGKVILNPTHEEVLKWAESLDHLLSHKYGLIAFKTFLKSEYNDENIEFWLACEDYKKIKSPTKQASRAKKIFSDFLEPMSPKEINVDYYTKDAITKNLQHPTCTCFEVAQKKIYALMENNCYARFLQSDIYQNILNNSYNHHET; encoded by the exons ATGCAGAAGTCTCTGATTTTGCTCGTGCAGTCAAAACATTCTTCAAGCAAAAGTGAATACCAGAGCAAACAGGACGAGATTCAAACGAAAATGCACAAACAGAGCTT TATTAAAGAGCTGAAGAATCGGTGCTCACACCTATTGCAGCATCAGAAGGCAAACACCGATTCCTCTCAACATGCAATGGTCAAACCAAGAGGAGGAAAAGTCATTTTAAA TCCCACCCATGAAGAAGTATTGAAATGGGCTGAATCACTGGACCACCTACTGAGTCATAAAT ATGGGCTGATTGCCTTTAAAACGTTCCTTAAGTCTGAGTACAACGATGAGAACATTGAATTCTGGCTGGCCTGCGAGGACTACAAGAAAATTAAGTCACCCACAAAACAAGCCTCCAGAGCAAAGAAGATCTTCTCAGATTTTCTTGAGCCAATGTCTCCTAAAGAG ATTAATGTGGATTACTATACTAAAGATGCAATCACCAAAAACCTTCAACACCCAACGTGCACGTGCTTTGAAGTTGCACAGAAGAAGATCTACGCTTTGATGGAGAATAATTGCTATGCAAGGTTCCTTCAGTCAGATATCTACCAGAACATACTCAACAACAGTTACAACCATCATGAAACATGA